A window from Leptospira stimsonii encodes these proteins:
- a CDS encoding SDR family oxidoreductase → MNLLSSKEISPILVAGAGSGIGKSVLENLNAIGRNAIGISRAGIVLSSESMFEFGKNYHCDLFRTSEVPEFVSSLKKQFSILSGVYFTFGSGLFKSVEKITLEEWNAHFVLNLNSLFVLTKEILPLLKPGAFLCYLSSTAGYQGFPESTAYCASRHAIAGFAKALREELKPKGIRVITVYPGAVYTDIWKGREGFDQADMIPVDDFGKWLATLSTLPDAVYPDEIRLLPRKGIL, encoded by the coding sequence ATGAATTTGCTTTCCTCCAAAGAAATTTCACCCATTCTTGTCGCCGGGGCAGGTTCGGGCATCGGAAAATCTGTATTAGAAAATTTGAATGCGATCGGTCGGAATGCGATCGGGATCTCCAGAGCCGGAATTGTGCTTAGCTCCGAGTCCATGTTTGAATTTGGAAAGAATTATCACTGTGACCTTTTTCGGACTTCGGAAGTCCCCGAATTCGTGTCTTCCTTGAAGAAACAATTTTCTATTTTATCGGGCGTTTATTTTACCTTTGGAAGCGGTCTTTTTAAATCCGTTGAAAAAATTACATTAGAAGAATGGAATGCTCATTTCGTCCTTAATCTGAATTCTCTCTTTGTCCTCACGAAGGAAATTCTTCCTTTATTAAAACCAGGAGCCTTTCTGTGTTATCTGTCCTCTACAGCAGGGTATCAAGGATTTCCGGAATCGACCGCGTATTGCGCGAGTAGACACGCGATCGCGGGTTTTGCCAAAGCACTTCGAGAAGAATTAAAACCGAAAGGGATTCGTGTGATTACGGTTTATCCCGGAGCCGTATATACGGATATTTGGAAGGGGAGGGAAGGTTTTGATCAGGCCGATATGATCCCTGTGGACGACTTTGGAAAATGGTTGGCGACGCTTTCCACGCTTCCGGACGCGGTTTATCCGGATGAGATCCGACTTCTGCCTCGAAAAGGGATCCTATAA
- the mtnB gene encoding methylthioribulose 1-phosphate dehydratase produces MSVKKQLERLSSLGAAYHKNGWMPGTAGNLSIRFPGESGFWVSGSGLDKNLLNKRNFLFVDLESGKPIHSKEAKPEKGLKPSAETSIHRAVYRAMEGAGCGLHVHTLESNLIGAGTSKVDPIALLELPSVEILKAYGIWEENPKVYVPVIYNFSNVQDISDCLEKYLKDYKPVVPFCIIEKHGITVWGKDLTQANRNLEATDFILKYMVSWRSLSYPMETKVVRQDQSNADQDRAEVFSTEFPVYPATFS; encoded by the coding sequence ATGTCCGTAAAAAAACAATTGGAACGGCTCTCATCCTTGGGAGCCGCCTATCACAAAAACGGATGGATGCCCGGAACCGCGGGCAATCTTTCCATTCGTTTCCCGGGAGAATCCGGATTCTGGGTCAGCGGAAGCGGACTCGACAAAAACCTATTAAACAAACGTAATTTTCTTTTTGTAGATTTGGAATCGGGAAAACCGATTCATTCAAAAGAAGCGAAGCCCGAAAAAGGATTGAAGCCGAGCGCGGAAACTTCGATCCACCGTGCGGTATATCGCGCCATGGAAGGCGCCGGTTGCGGGCTTCACGTTCATACCTTGGAATCCAATTTAATAGGAGCCGGCACTTCGAAAGTGGATCCGATCGCGCTCCTCGAGCTTCCCTCCGTTGAAATCTTAAAAGCCTACGGAATCTGGGAAGAGAATCCAAAGGTTTATGTTCCCGTAATATACAATTTTTCGAATGTTCAGGATATTTCCGATTGTCTGGAAAAATATCTGAAAGACTACAAGCCCGTCGTTCCGTTTTGTATCATCGAAAAACACGGAATTACGGTTTGGGGAAAGGACCTTACGCAAGCGAATCGAAATCTGGAAGCGACCGACTTTATTCTCAAGTATATGGTTTCTTGGCGGAGTTTATCCTATCCGATGGAAACAAAAGTCGTACGACAGGATCAATCCAATGCGGATCAGGATCGAGCCGAAGTATTCTCCACGGAATTTCCGGTATATCCGGCAACTTTTTCGTAA
- a CDS encoding 1,2-dihydroxy-3-keto-5-methylthiopentene dioxygenase, giving the protein MATIVRQNGLPEIKETNEVKSFLKERGIDYDHWKVPEGATELTNKEVLADTEKENLLSKLDDRFQTLKEKEGYQSRDLIVLHPNVSGLSEMLAKFDKVHYHTDEEVRYIVDGSGVFGFALKGEKFLVRVVKDDFISVPRNTNHWFYLDDKKRIKAVRYFQDMSGWVPNYVEETNSLD; this is encoded by the coding sequence ATGGCAACGATAGTAAGACAAAACGGTCTTCCTGAAATCAAGGAGACGAACGAAGTAAAATCCTTTCTCAAAGAAAGAGGAATCGATTACGACCACTGGAAAGTTCCCGAAGGCGCGACCGAACTTACAAACAAAGAAGTTTTGGCGGACACTGAAAAGGAAAATCTTTTATCGAAACTCGACGATCGTTTTCAAACCTTAAAAGAAAAAGAAGGGTATCAATCGAGAGATCTGATCGTACTTCATCCGAATGTTTCCGGTTTGAGCGAGATGCTCGCAAAGTTTGATAAAGTTCACTATCATACGGACGAAGAGGTTCGGTATATCGTGGACGGTTCCGGAGTTTTCGGTTTTGCTCTCAAAGGCGAAAAATTCTTAGTTCGCGTTGTGAAAGACGATTTTATTTCCGTTCCGAGAAATACGAACCATTGGTTCTATCTGGACGACAAAAAAAGAATCAAGGCAGTGCGTTACTTCCAAGACATGAGCGGTTGGGTTCCGAACTACGTCGAAGAAACCAATTCCTTGGACTGA
- the efp gene encoding elongation factor P, which produces MTLGITEVKKGMVLKVEGDLYSVVKTEFVNPGKGSAFIRTKLKNLTRNSSIERTFKAAEKLESVELEKRNMTICYTEGDDIIFMDSNDFEQMPVSKEYVEDILPFLKEETAMEVTFYEGKPIGVIPPNFAILEVTYAEEGLKGDTSGTAQKRVTVETGGEINVPIFVKQGDVVKIDLRDLTYVERVNK; this is translated from the coding sequence ATGACTCTTGGTATCACAGAAGTAAAAAAAGGTATGGTTCTCAAAGTGGAAGGGGATCTCTACTCGGTTGTAAAAACCGAATTCGTAAACCCGGGTAAAGGCTCCGCTTTTATCAGAACAAAACTCAAGAATCTTACCAGAAACAGTTCCATCGAACGGACCTTCAAAGCGGCGGAAAAGTTAGAAAGTGTCGAGTTAGAAAAAAGAAATATGACCATCTGCTACACCGAAGGAGATGATATCATCTTCATGGACTCAAACGACTTCGAACAAATGCCGGTTTCTAAAGAATACGTGGAAGACATTCTTCCCTTCTTAAAGGAAGAAACCGCGATGGAAGTTACTTTCTACGAAGGTAAACCGATCGGAGTCATTCCTCCGAACTTTGCCATCTTAGAAGTTACGTATGCGGAAGAAGGTCTGAAAGGTGACACTTCCGGAACCGCGCAAAAACGTGTCACCGTCGAAACCGGCGGAGAAATCAACGTTCCTATTTTCGTTAAGCAGGGCGACGTCGTAAAAATAGACCTGCGAGATCTCACTTACGTAGAAAGGGTCAACAAATAA
- a CDS encoding phosphate ABC transporter substrate-binding protein, protein MKLKSLILSAIILSASLAGNCKPKETITVTGSETMHVMLQMIGLEYSRKKSGTQVVVNGGGSIEGIEKLFQGKTDIAAASRPLTEKELKEFDSRGKFESLAVAYDGIAIIVNPSNPVRKISLETASKIFSGEISDWSKIGGKAGKIQVVIRNDKSGTAAYFETHVLKQKDLGAKNYEARKNVEYSSNAKIVSDNDTMAAEIDSNPNAIGFMGMGSALFENKGRVRALEYSLSGKEPHVVPSIENVYNRTYELSRGLYLFYLSDHGQKIDDFITYVTSEDGQKTILKSGYLRGSLPTVEVEVKK, encoded by the coding sequence ATGAAATTGAAATCTCTTATCTTAAGCGCAATCATTCTATCGGCGTCACTCGCCGGAAATTGTAAGCCAAAAGAAACGATCACGGTGACCGGATCCGAAACCATGCACGTGATGCTTCAGATGATCGGATTGGAATATTCCAGAAAAAAATCCGGAACACAAGTGGTCGTAAACGGAGGCGGTTCGATCGAAGGAATCGAAAAGTTATTCCAAGGAAAGACGGATATCGCTGCGGCGAGCAGACCTCTTACCGAAAAGGAACTCAAGGAATTCGACTCCAGAGGAAAGTTCGAATCTCTCGCGGTCGCTTATGACGGAATCGCAATCATCGTAAATCCTTCGAACCCGGTTCGGAAGATCAGTTTGGAAACGGCTTCCAAGATATTCTCCGGAGAAATCAGCGATTGGTCCAAAATCGGGGGCAAAGCGGGAAAGATCCAAGTCGTCATTCGAAACGATAAATCCGGAACCGCGGCTTATTTTGAAACGCACGTTTTGAAACAGAAAGATCTCGGTGCAAAAAATTACGAAGCGCGGAAGAATGTGGAATATTCTTCGAATGCCAAAATCGTTTCCGATAACGATACGATGGCGGCGGAGATCGATTCCAATCCGAACGCGATCGGATTTATGGGAATGGGAAGCGCTCTTTTCGAAAACAAAGGACGGGTTCGCGCTTTGGAATATTCTTTATCGGGAAAGGAACCTCATGTTGTGCCAAGCATCGAAAACGTTTACAACCGAACGTATGAACTCTCCAGAGGATTGTATCTATTCTACCTTTCCGATCACGGACAAAAGATCGATGATTTTATAACATACGTTACGAGCGAAGACGGACAGAAAACGATCTTAAAAAGCGGATATCTCCGCGGATCTCTTCCGACGGTAGAAGTTGAAGTAAAAAAATAG
- a CDS encoding KamA family radical SAM protein → MPFLQNQTTNQPEWLNWKWQIQNRIKTQEELSRRIELTEKEKLSFEACSTFFEFSATPYYLELADPVDPNCPIRLQIVPQEEELIRNGFEKQDPLAEESHMPVKGVTHRYQDRALWYLSHVCAVYCRFCTRKRKVSKSFHTPGKEEWEQALAYFRQHTEIKEVILSGGDPLNLSDDRLDYLLSELKSISHINQVRIHSRYPVTLPMRIDSSLCRILKKHFPIFLITHFNHPKEITALVKERIALLIQEGNVMVLNQSVLLKGINDSPEVLKDLFYGLTAIGIKPYYLHQCDEVWGSSGFRVEIAKGVEIMKQIRGRISGLSVPLYVVDLTGGGGKVPLPTDYLAEKKEHSYVFRNYQDDLYEIST, encoded by the coding sequence ATCCCATTCTTACAAAACCAAACAACAAACCAGCCCGAGTGGTTGAATTGGAAATGGCAGATTCAAAATCGGATCAAAACGCAAGAAGAACTTTCTCGAAGAATCGAACTCACTGAAAAAGAAAAACTCTCCTTCGAGGCGTGTTCGACCTTCTTTGAATTCTCCGCAACTCCCTATTATCTGGAACTCGCGGATCCGGTAGATCCGAATTGTCCTATTCGACTTCAGATCGTTCCTCAAGAAGAAGAATTGATCAGAAACGGGTTCGAAAAACAGGATCCGCTCGCCGAAGAATCTCATATGCCGGTCAAAGGAGTTACGCACCGTTATCAGGATCGGGCGCTCTGGTATTTGTCCCATGTCTGCGCCGTCTACTGTCGATTTTGCACTCGAAAGAGAAAGGTGAGCAAATCCTTTCACACTCCGGGAAAGGAAGAATGGGAACAGGCCCTCGCCTATTTTCGACAACATACTGAGATCAAGGAAGTGATTCTTTCGGGCGGGGATCCTCTCAATCTTTCCGACGATCGATTGGATTATCTCTTAAGTGAACTCAAATCCATTTCGCATATCAATCAAGTACGAATTCACAGTCGATATCCGGTCACACTTCCGATGCGAATCGATTCTTCTCTTTGTAGAATTCTAAAAAAGCACTTCCCGATTTTTCTAATCACACACTTCAATCATCCGAAAGAAATCACGGCGCTCGTAAAAGAAAGGATCGCACTTCTCATTCAGGAAGGGAATGTAATGGTTCTCAACCAGAGCGTTCTTTTAAAGGGAATCAATGATTCTCCCGAAGTCCTCAAAGACCTGTTTTACGGTTTAACTGCGATCGGGATCAAACCGTATTACCTTCATCAATGTGACGAGGTCTGGGGAAGTAGCGGCTTCCGAGTGGAAATCGCAAAAGGTGTCGAGATCATGAAACAGATTCGCGGAAGAATCTCCGGGCTTTCCGTTCCTCTTTACGTAGTCGATCTGACCGGCGGCGGAGGAAAGGTTCCCTTACCTACGGATTATCTGGCCGAGAAGAAGGAACATTCCTATGTTTTTCGAAATTATCAAGACGATCTCTATGAAATCAGTACCTAA
- a CDS encoding SAM-dependent methyltransferase: MKWIYDLMEKDVFPNWLIRIRIRQLLKQRLRDEDKGSLEKNQKHLMEYVNHLKNSPIAIHTGAANEQHYEVPAEFFKLVMGKHMKYSSGYWETKNTSFDESERRMLEITCQRAQIENGMSILDLGCGWGSLSLYMAEKFPKSSITGVSNSKSQKKFIDGEAKKRGLKNLTILTADMNEFKIAKKFDRLVSVEMLEHMKNYEKLFEKFSGFLKPNGLFFVHIFTHHKFAYAFEVVDDTDWMSKYFFTGGQMPSHDLFLYFQKDFQIQNQWVVNGNHYARTSEAWLDGMIRNKDQVMKVLSDTYGPDQAVKWFVYWKVFFMACAELWKYRNGEEWIVSHYLFSKR, translated from the coding sequence ATGAAGTGGATTTACGATTTGATGGAGAAAGACGTTTTCCCGAACTGGTTGATTCGAATTCGGATACGTCAGCTTTTAAAACAGAGGTTGCGTGACGAAGACAAAGGTTCACTCGAAAAAAATCAGAAACATCTGATGGAATACGTAAATCATTTGAAAAATTCTCCGATTGCGATTCATACTGGCGCCGCAAACGAGCAACACTACGAGGTTCCGGCCGAATTCTTCAAACTCGTGATGGGAAAACATATGAAATACAGTTCGGGTTATTGGGAGACTAAGAACACATCCTTTGACGAATCGGAACGGAGAATGCTTGAGATCACGTGCCAAAGAGCACAAATCGAAAACGGAATGAGTATTCTGGATCTGGGATGCGGTTGGGGTTCCTTGTCGCTTTATATGGCCGAGAAGTTTCCGAAGTCTTCCATAACGGGAGTTTCGAATTCGAAGAGTCAAAAAAAGTTCATCGATGGGGAGGCCAAAAAAAGAGGACTCAAAAATTTAACGATTCTTACCGCAGATATGAACGAATTTAAGATCGCAAAAAAATTCGATCGTTTAGTTTCCGTCGAAATGTTGGAACACATGAAGAATTATGAAAAACTTTTTGAGAAATTTTCCGGATTCTTAAAACCGAACGGACTTTTCTTTGTGCATATTTTTACGCATCATAAGTTTGCCTATGCCTTCGAAGTCGTGGACGATACGGATTGGATGTCCAAATACTTTTTCACTGGCGGTCAAATGCCTTCTCACGATTTGTTTTTGTATTTTCAAAAAGACTTTCAGATTCAAAATCAGTGGGTCGTAAACGGGAATCATTATGCGAGGACTTCCGAAGCATGGCTGGATGGAATGATTCGGAACAAGGATCAGGTAATGAAAGTTCTTTCCGATACGTACGGGCCTGACCAGGCGGTGAAGTGGTTCGTCTATTGGAAGGTTTTCTTTATGGCTTGTGCGGAATTGTGGAAGTATCGGAACGGAGAAGAATGGATCGTTTCTCATTATCTTTTCTCAAAACGTTAG
- a CDS encoding DUF1295 domain-containing protein, giving the protein MFLQIITLMLSAWAVVIVLMTVLWWFGKRANNYAIVDVGWGLCISTAAIVYYWLGDGFPLRTAQITAIVAFWGWRLSLFILITRVVSGHEDPRYTAFRAEYGDQVDRKFFTNIFQFQGILAVLLSIPFVFPNINDNPNTNSFEIFGIVFFIISVLGEAWADFQLNEFKKNSENKGKVCDVGLWRYSRHPNYFFEWLIWISFALFALGSPYGWIGLISPIVMYILLTKVTGVPLNEVGQLKSKGELYQEYIRKTSAFFPWFPKA; this is encoded by the coding sequence ATGTTTTTACAAATTATAACTCTTATGTTGTCCGCTTGGGCGGTAGTAATCGTTTTGATGACGGTCCTTTGGTGGTTCGGAAAACGGGCAAACAATTACGCCATCGTCGACGTCGGGTGGGGACTTTGTATTTCGACTGCCGCGATCGTTTATTATTGGTTAGGTGATGGATTTCCTTTGAGAACGGCACAGATCACTGCGATTGTCGCCTTCTGGGGATGGAGACTTTCTCTTTTTATTCTTATAACGAGGGTTGTTTCGGGACACGAGGATCCGCGTTATACGGCTTTTAGAGCGGAATATGGAGATCAAGTGGATCGAAAGTTTTTTACGAATATTTTTCAGTTTCAGGGAATTCTTGCCGTGTTATTGAGTATTCCTTTCGTATTTCCGAATATAAACGATAACCCGAACACGAATTCCTTCGAGATCTTCGGGATCGTATTTTTCATCATCTCCGTATTAGGCGAAGCTTGGGCGGATTTCCAACTCAACGAATTCAAGAAGAATTCGGAGAACAAGGGAAAAGTCTGCGACGTCGGATTGTGGAGATATTCGAGACATCCGAATTATTTCTTCGAGTGGTTGATTTGGATCTCTTTCGCTCTTTTCGCGTTGGGTTCTCCCTACGGTTGGATCGGTTTGATTTCACCGATCGTAATGTATATTCTTCTAACGAAGGTTACCGGAGTTCCTCTGAACGAAGTAGGGCAACTCAAATCGAAAGGCGAGTTATATCAGGAATACATTCGAAAAACAAGTGCATTCTTTCCTTGGTTTCCGAAAGCGTGA
- a CDS encoding DUF2062 domain-containing protein: MVKETNSHQTKGSIFHFFKHFAPKNVLEIIKRELKSGITPEKITLSIIVGAGVGVFPLIGTTMTICGILGVLFRLNPVTIQLANYIVYPLQILLIFPFLKTGSDILGIPLDLHWAENISVENISEIAKGIFDVAGFAVLGWFVWIPAISLPLYFAFLPFVRRAGRLFDSKKKDIQ; the protein is encoded by the coding sequence ATCGTGAAAGAAACAAATTCTCACCAAACCAAAGGATCGATTTTTCATTTTTTCAAACACTTTGCACCGAAGAACGTTTTGGAAATTATCAAGAGGGAACTTAAATCCGGGATCACACCGGAAAAGATCACTTTGAGTATCATAGTCGGTGCCGGAGTGGGAGTTTTTCCTTTGATCGGAACTACGATGACGATTTGTGGAATCTTGGGAGTTCTTTTTCGATTGAATCCGGTAACGATTCAGCTGGCGAATTACATCGTGTATCCCTTACAGATTCTTTTGATCTTTCCGTTTTTAAAAACGGGTTCCGATATCTTAGGAATTCCCTTGGATCTCCATTGGGCGGAGAATATTAGCGTCGAAAATATCTCCGAAATAGCGAAAGGGATATTTGACGTGGCGGGTTTTGCGGTTCTAGGTTGGTTCGTCTGGATCCCGGCAATTTCGCTTCCTCTCTATTTTGCTTTTTTACCCTTTGTGAGAAGAGCCGGAAGATTATTCGATTCGAAGAAGAAAGATATTCAATAA
- a CDS encoding SAM-dependent methyltransferase: MERTTESNLKFQDSEMAITTGATKSFGFYKNLFFRALSPMQKGSIRLILPNGEKAYLGNPQSDDPPEFHKGIIHIHNPIFFKKTVLNGDLGFSESYMDGDWDTDDIRAVISWFIYNLENSPSVSGSKNKFAHLSLTNIGSRILHLFRKNSIRGSKKNIVEHYDLGNDFYNKFLDPTMTYSCAYFRTMEESLEKAQLAKLEILCNKLQLKPSDHLLEIGTGWAGLSTYAAKNYGCKVTTYTISEEQYRYATEKIKEEGLSDRIEVRKNDYRKVEGSYDKLVTVEMLEAVGHEYFEDFFAMCNRVLKKDGIMVHQIITSPDARYESFRKGVDFIQKHIFPGSLLPSIARINQAINKTGDFHLYSLEDIGSKYDHTLMTWLKGFDSNIALIRDMGFNESFIRKWRYYFSYCAAAFSMKNISVVQVVYTRPNNLTL, translated from the coding sequence TTGGAAAGAACCACTGAGTCCAATTTAAAATTTCAAGATTCGGAAATGGCGATCACGACCGGCGCAACTAAGTCGTTCGGTTTTTATAAGAATCTATTTTTTAGAGCTTTGTCACCGATGCAAAAAGGTTCGATTCGTTTGATCTTACCGAACGGAGAAAAGGCCTATCTCGGAAATCCGCAGAGCGACGATCCTCCGGAATTCCATAAGGGAATTATTCATATCCACAATCCGATTTTCTTTAAGAAGACGGTATTGAACGGAGATCTCGGTTTTTCGGAATCTTATATGGACGGAGATTGGGATACGGACGATATTCGTGCGGTCATATCTTGGTTCATTTACAACTTGGAAAATTCTCCCTCAGTGAGCGGAAGTAAAAATAAGTTCGCTCACTTGAGCCTTACGAATATCGGAAGCAGAATATTGCATCTCTTTCGAAAAAATTCGATTCGTGGAAGTAAGAAGAATATCGTTGAGCACTACGACCTAGGCAACGACTTCTATAATAAATTCTTAGATCCTACGATGACATATTCGTGTGCTTATTTCCGGACGATGGAGGAAAGTTTGGAAAAAGCACAGCTTGCAAAACTGGAAATACTCTGTAATAAACTTCAACTGAAGCCAAGCGATCATCTTTTGGAAATAGGAACCGGCTGGGCGGGTTTGTCTACGTATGCCGCTAAGAATTACGGCTGTAAGGTGACCACATACACGATCTCCGAGGAACAATATCGGTATGCGACCGAGAAAATCAAGGAGGAAGGTTTATCGGATCGAATCGAAGTTCGAAAAAACGATTATAGAAAGGTAGAAGGCTCTTACGATAAACTGGTAACGGTAGAAATGTTGGAAGCGGTCGGCCACGAGTATTTCGAGGATTTTTTCGCTATGTGTAATCGTGTTTTAAAAAAGGACGGAATCATGGTTCATCAGATCATCACAAGTCCGGATGCTCGATATGAGTCCTTCCGTAAAGGTGTGGATTTTATTCAGAAACATATCTTTCCTGGATCGCTTCTTCCTTCGATCGCAAGAATCAATCAAGCGATCAATAAGACGGGAGACTTTCACCTCTATTCTTTGGAAGATATCGGATCCAAATACGATCACACGTTGATGACTTGGTTGAAAGGATTCGACTCGAACATCGCTCTGATCCGCGATATGGGATTTAACGAATCGTTTATTCGGAAGTGGAGATATTATTTTTCCTATTGTGCGGCCGCGTTCTCGATGAAAAATATCAGCGTTGTTCAAGTCGTATATACGAGACCGAATAATCTCACTCTTTGA
- a CDS encoding DUF1365 domain-containing protein, protein MNSCIFQAKVMHDRRSPRKNRFRYGIFTFALDLDELNTLNQTFRFFGVDRRSFFRFSTKDHLDFGKTSVKENILEYLKQNGVTEKIKRAILITNVRVLGYVFNPVSFYYFFDEKEEPLCAVAEVGNTFGEQKPFFLGRDSWKDGAFRLRTGKFFYVSPFVGLKSEFEFTLRPSFEVLNIRIDALEDGQPVMVTTYTGRRLELSDWNLVRMFFRYPLVTVKVIVLIHWQALRLFLKGLPYIKKEENIDLQKGVHLGKNH, encoded by the coding sequence TTGAATTCCTGCATTTTTCAGGCTAAGGTCATGCACGATCGTAGATCGCCCCGAAAGAACCGTTTCCGATACGGTATATTCACTTTCGCTCTCGATTTGGATGAGTTGAATACGTTGAATCAAACGTTTCGATTTTTCGGCGTAGATAGAAGATCGTTCTTCCGATTTTCGACGAAAGATCATCTTGATTTCGGTAAAACTTCCGTAAAAGAAAATATTTTAGAGTATCTAAAACAAAACGGAGTTACGGAAAAAATCAAAAGGGCGATCTTAATCACGAACGTTCGCGTTTTAGGCTATGTCTTCAATCCCGTTTCGTTTTATTACTTTTTCGACGAGAAGGAAGAACCTCTTTGCGCGGTCGCGGAAGTGGGAAATACTTTCGGAGAACAGAAGCCGTTCTTCTTAGGAAGAGATTCTTGGAAGGACGGAGCGTTTCGACTGAGAACTGGAAAATTCTTTTACGTATCTCCTTTTGTCGGTTTGAAATCCGAGTTCGAATTCACGCTAAGACCTTCCTTTGAAGTTCTGAATATTCGTATCGACGCACTCGAGGATGGCCAACCCGTTATGGTGACAACGTACACGGGAAGAAGATTGGAACTTTCGGATTGGAATTTAGTGAGAATGTTTTTCCGTTATCCGCTCGTAACAGTCAAAGTAATTGTTCTGATTCACTGGCAGGCTTTGAGGTTGTTTCTCAAGGGTCTGCCGTATATTAAAAAAGAAGAAAATATCGATTTGCAAAAAGGAGTTCATCTTGGAAAGAACCACTGA
- a CDS encoding NAD(P)/FAD-dependent oxidoreductase, translating into MKKNLKKHTGESVAKKKTSGKKISAQTESKKKKESLAIIGTGIAGMGCAHFLQKEFDLTIYEKGSYIGGHTNTVDVDEDGTKIPIDTGFIVFNHVTYPNLKRLFEELDVPTKKSSMSFSVQHLSDGLEFCGSGINGLFAQRKNFFNLRFLRLLYNINRFNKEAPKILENSKYVDFTLDEYIVKEGYHRDLLDYYLVPMSSAVWSTPDDLMLQFPVYGLVRFFLNHGFMGLNTQHQWYTVHGGSKEYVKRLTAPIKNRFQLNSEVRSVENVGKKVKVTLKNGEASLFDKVILATHGDISLKLLSKPTALQKELLKEFKYQKNIATLHTDDVSMPRTKLTWSSWNYRIEKVKGSLRAYTVYWMNSLQNVSKKKNYYVSINDPGIVDRRKIIQEIEYEHPLFSVGSLNAQKRLQELNREGNIFFCGSYFRNGFHEDGLWSARILSETLLGKKVWD; encoded by the coding sequence TTGAAAAAAAATTTGAAAAAGCATACCGGTGAGTCGGTTGCTAAAAAGAAAACTTCTGGGAAAAAAATTTCTGCCCAGACCGAATCGAAAAAGAAGAAAGAATCCTTAGCAATCATCGGGACCGGAATTGCCGGAATGGGTTGCGCTCACTTCTTACAAAAAGAATTCGATCTTACGATCTACGAAAAGGGTTCTTATATCGGCGGACATACAAACACGGTCGACGTCGACGAAGACGGAACGAAGATTCCGATCGATACGGGTTTTATCGTGTTCAATCACGTGACGTATCCGAATCTCAAACGTCTATTCGAAGAATTGGACGTTCCCACCAAAAAGTCGTCGATGTCTTTTAGCGTTCAGCATCTTTCGGATGGACTGGAATTCTGCGGATCCGGAATCAATGGTCTTTTTGCGCAAAGAAAGAATTTCTTTAATCTGAGATTCCTAAGACTTCTGTACAACATCAATCGATTCAACAAAGAAGCTCCAAAGATATTAGAAAATTCTAAATATGTGGATTTTACCCTAGACGAATACATCGTCAAAGAAGGATATCATCGAGATCTTTTGGATTATTATCTCGTTCCAATGAGTTCCGCAGTTTGGTCCACGCCGGACGACCTTATGCTTCAATTCCCCGTCTACGGATTGGTTCGTTTTTTTCTAAACCACGGCTTTATGGGTTTGAATACGCAACACCAGTGGTATACGGTTCACGGCGGTTCAAAAGAATACGTGAAACGTTTAACTGCTCCGATAAAGAATCGTTTTCAACTGAATTCCGAGGTTCGATCCGTGGAAAACGTAGGAAAGAAGGTGAAAGTAACTTTGAAGAACGGAGAAGCGAGCCTATTCGACAAAGTGATTCTTGCGACTCACGGGGACATTTCTCTGAAACTTCTGAGCAAGCCGACAGCGCTTCAAAAAGAATTATTAAAAGAATTCAAGTATCAGAAGAATATCGCAACCTTACACACGGACGACGTTTCCATGCCGAGGACAAAGCTTACTTGGTCCTCTTGGAACTATCGTATCGAAAAAGTAAAAGGGAGCCTAAGGGCTTATACCGTCTATTGGATGAATTCTTTACAGAACGTTTCTAAAAAGAAGAATTACTATGTTTCGATCAACGATCCGGGAATCGTGGATCGGAGAAAGATCATTCAAGAAATTGAATATGAACATCCTCTGTTTAGTGTAGGATCTTTGAACGCTCAAAAACGTTTACAGGAACTCAATCGGGAAGGAAACATTTTCTTCTGCGGAAGCTACTTTCGGAACGGTTTTCACGAAGACGGACTTTGGTCCGCGAGAATTTTGAGCGAAACTTTATTGGGCAAGAAGGTCTGGGATTGA